The genome window CGACGCCGCCATGCGGATACGCCAGCGCCGAGTATTGGGCTTGCCCGTCTGCCAATCGCGTCACGTCGTTTGTGGTGAGATGTTGAATCAGGTCGAGAGCCTCGGGCCCGCGGACTTCGAACTCGCCCATATGGCTGACGTCGAACAGTCCCGCGGTGGTCCGCACCGCCGTATGTTCTCGGGCGATGCCGCTGTATTCGACCGGCATTTCCCACCCGCCGAATGGAATTAATCGTGCTCCGAGCCCTTTGTGCACTGCAAAAAGAGGAGTTCTTTTGTTGGGCGACAAGCGTTCTTCCTCGTCTAATAGATCGGTGCAATTATGTTAAACGAAGATGCGGGAATCCTGGTAAGCGATGGAAGGACTCGCACATCAGCTGCAATTTCAACGATTCCCGGCCTGCTTCTGCACTCCGCGGAGCTGCACCGCAAATCCGCCGCATTCAAGTTCAAAAGAAACGGACAATGGATCGATGTTTCCACCGATGAGTTCCTTTTGCGCGTTGAGGAACTGTTCTTCGCGCTGCTGTCTCTCGGATTGAAGGCCGGCGACCGCGTCGCCATTATCTCGGAAACCCGCCTGGAATGGGCCATTGCCGATTACGCCGCGCTTGCGGCCGGAGCCGCGACGGTGCCGGTTTATCCCACCTTGTCGGCGGCAGAGATGGAAACGCTGCTGCGCGATTCCGGGCCCCGGTTCATTTTTGTTTCTTCGATCGCTCTGGTTGAGAAGATCTGGCCCGGCCTCCCCCGTCTGCCGGTTCGCCATATTGTTGCTTTCGACCCCGGCGTCTATCCGCCGGGAGTGATACCGCTCGATACACTATACGAAATGGGACGGCAATGCAGGCGCCCCGGAGCATTTCGACGTTCGGCACTCAATATCGATTCAGAGCAACTTGCCACCATTATTTATACTTCCGGTACCACCGGTGTTCCCAAGGGGGCAATGCTCACCCATCGGAACCTGGTATCCAACATCCTGGCAACCAGCGAACGCCTGCCGCTCCGGGAAGCCGATATCAGTCTATCCTTTCTTCCGCTTTCGCACATTTTCCAAAGGCACGTCGATTATGGATGCGTCTATGCCGGTGTCACAATCGCTTACGCCCAGAGCGGCGTCACGGTCTCGGATGATTTGAGGGAGGTGCGGCCGACGTTTGCCGCCGGAGTGCCGAGGTTCTTTGAAAAACTCTACGGGCGGGTTTTCTCGGAGGTTGGGCACAGCCCCGCTGTGCTGCGGATGATTTTCGAGCGCGCCCTCCAGATCGGCAAAGAACATCTCCAGACCGAGCAGAGTTCGCTCGCCTACCGGGCTGCGGATCGCGCCGTGTTTCAAAAGATCCGCGCCCGGCTTGGCGGCAGAATCCGGTTCTTCATTTCCGGCGGCGCCGCCTTGGATGCGCACATTGCC of Terriglobia bacterium contains these proteins:
- a CDS encoding long-chain fatty acid--CoA ligase; protein product: MLNEDAGILVSDGRTRTSAAISTIPGLLLHSAELHRKSAAFKFKRNGQWIDVSTDEFLLRVEELFFALLSLGLKAGDRVAIISETRLEWAIADYAALAAGAATVPVYPTLSAAEMETLLRDSGPRFIFVSSIALVEKIWPGLPRLPVRHIVAFDPGVYPPGVIPLDTLYEMGRQCRRPGAFRRSALNIDSEQLATIIYTSGTTGVPKGAMLTHRNLVSNILATSERLPLREADISLSFLPLSHIFQRHVDYGCVYAGVTIAYAQSGVTVSDDLREVRPTFAAGVPRFFEKLYGRVFSEVGHSPAVLRMIFERALQIGKEHLQTEQSSLAYRAADRAVFQKIRARLGGRIRFFISGGAALDAHIAEFFWSVGLPIYEGYGLSETSPVITLNGPGCMRIGSVGRVLGDQEVRVSEDGEILVRGSNVMQGYYHLEHETEEALAGGWFHTGDIGKIDPEGYLRITDRKKDLLVTSSGKNVAPQPIENRLKLIPYFENVVVVGDHRNFISALIVPNYEALGAYARVHHIPFDDPAELTHLPEIYELAMKQIQERTQDLAPFEKIKKISFLEQEFSIDGGELTPTLKVRRSAIEKKYQAAINALYAA